The region TGCCATGGCAGACGAAGGTGATAAAGGGGCGCAGGCAGCGCTGTCATTGCTGGATAACCCGAACCAATTTTTGTCAACGGTGCAGGTGGGTATCACCTCCATCGGCATGCTGAACGGTATTGTGGGAGAGGCTGCATTCAGCGCTGGTTTGACGGCCTGGTTTGAATCCTTTGGGGTCGCAGAAAAAGCGGCTTCCATTTCCGCCACAGCGCTGGTGGTGACCTTGATCACTTTCACGACCATCATTTTTGGTGAGTTGGTGCCCAAGCGCATTGGTCAGCTGTACCCTGAAGTCGTCTCACGTGTGGTGGCTCGTCCCATGGTGTGGTTGGCCAAGGTTGCGGGACCGTTTGTGAAACTGCTTTCTGGTTCAACGGCAACGGTGTTAAAGCTGATGCGTATTGATACCAATGCAGCGCGAGCCATGACCGAAGAGGAAATCAGTGCCAGCCTCGAAGAAGGGGTTGATGCGGGTGTCATTGAAGAACATGAGCATCAAATGGTGCAGAACGTGTTTGGCCTGGATGATCGGCCTTTGACTTCATTGATGGTGCCACGTGCCGAGGTGGCTTGGCTCGATGCCAGCACCACGGTGGCGCAAGTTTTGCAGAAGGTGGGGGCTGATGGTGCCTTGCATGCTCATTCATGGTATCCGGTGTGTCGTGGTTCACTTGATGACGTGGTGGGGAAAATCAGTCTGGCGCATTTGTTGGAACTGGGGGCTCATGCTCCGGGCATTCTGGAGGATGTTGTCAGTCCGGTGGTGTTTGTGCCAGAAACCTTGAGTGGTATGGAGTTGCTGGAGCAGTTTCGAGCCAAAGTGGGCCGCTTGGTGCTGGTGGTGGATGAATATGGCGTGGTGCAAGGCTTGCTTACGCCGCATGATTTGCTGGAAGCCATCACGGGGGAATTGCAGCCCAGTGCCAAAACCGAAGCTTGGGCGGTGCAGCGTGATGACGGTAGCTGGTTGCTGGATGGCATGATGCCGGTGAGCGAGCTCAAGGCCAGGCTTGATCTGGAGGAGCTCCCGCTGGAGGAGCGGGGTCGTTACAACACCGTCGCAGGACTGCTCATGGCCGTCAGTGGTCACTTGCCGGTTACGGCTGAAAAAATCAACTGTGAAGGTTGGTGTTTTGAGGTGGTTGACCTGGATGGCCGACGGGTTGACAAAGTGTTGGCAAGTCGCTTGGCCGATACGTCGCTGACGGGCGAATCCTGAAACAAGCGGTTGATGGATCGGCTTAACTGCGCCCGGAGAGTCGATAGGCCAGTAACCCAATGAGTTCGTGTAGCGCAATCCTCCATTTTGTAACGCCATGGTCCATGCTGTACTGGCTCAAAGGCGTGCTGTTTCCTGTACGAAAGTCCACCGGGTAGGCGGTCACGTTCCAGCCCAGATTTTTGAACGTAGCCATGGAGCGTGGCATGTGCCAAGCCGACGTCAGTAACAACCAGGGACGTGTGTTATCCACACCAGGCACGGATTTGCTGAATAGTGCATTTTCATAGGTTGTGCGTGAAGTGGATTCGTACAGCATTTTTCCGGGGTCAATACCTTGACTTGTGAAAAACTGTCTGGCACGTTCGGCCTCAGTCAGGGTGTTCGCAAAAAGTTCGCCTTCGCCGCCAGTGAATAACACCCGAAGCTGGGGTTGACGACGCAGCAAGGGCAGCACTTCGGTCATGCGTTCGGCTGCATCATTGAGGGCACTTTGCCCTGGTATTGTCCAAACATAGCTGGCCTCAAGCGCACCACCGAGCACCACCACGCCCGCGTAGGCATCCAGTGAACTGGTGTTTGGCAGCGCTGGATATTGCGATTCAAGTTGACGCAATAGGGCATCAGGCAGCGGCTCCCAGCCTAGGGCCAACAGCAAGGCCAGGGCAAACCCGCCCAGCCTGGTGGCCAGTTGGGGCCAGCGTCGACTACACGACATGGAGGCCAGGATCAGTACGGCCACCCAGGCCAGGGGTTGGGTCAGAAAAGCAAGAAATTTGGCAGCGATAAACATGGGTTATTTCTTCGAATGAGCAGCATTTAAATGCCGAGTTGTTGCCACATCACGGGATTAAATTGCCAGATGGGTGAGGGTAAGTCGCGCAGCGT is a window of Rhodoferax lithotrophicus DNA encoding:
- a CDS encoding hemolysin family protein, translating into MEFLLIVFLTLLNGVFAMSELALAASRKSRLNAMADEGDKGAQAALSLLDNPNQFLSTVQVGITSIGMLNGIVGEAAFSAGLTAWFESFGVAEKAASISATALVVTLITFTTIIFGELVPKRIGQLYPEVVSRVVARPMVWLAKVAGPFVKLLSGSTATVLKLMRIDTNAARAMTEEEISASLEEGVDAGVIEEHEHQMVQNVFGLDDRPLTSLMVPRAEVAWLDASTTVAQVLQKVGADGALHAHSWYPVCRGSLDDVVGKISLAHLLELGAHAPGILEDVVSPVVFVPETLSGMELLEQFRAKVGRLVLVVDEYGVVQGLLTPHDLLEAITGELQPSAKTEAWAVQRDDGSWLLDGMMPVSELKARLDLEELPLEERGRYNTVAGLLMAVSGHLPVTAEKINCEGWCFEVVDLDGRRVDKVLASRLADTSLTGES
- a CDS encoding YdcF family protein, with the protein product MFIAAKFLAFLTQPLAWVAVLILASMSCSRRWPQLATRLGGFALALLLALGWEPLPDALLRQLESQYPALPNTSSLDAYAGVVVLGGALEASYVWTIPGQSALNDAAERMTEVLPLLRRQPQLRVLFTGGEGELFANTLTEAERARQFFTSQGIDPGKMLYESTSRTTYENALFSKSVPGVDNTRPWLLLTSAWHMPRSMATFKNLGWNVTAYPVDFRTGNSTPLSQYSMDHGVTKWRIALHELIGLLAYRLSGRS